ATATGTAGTTACTGTAAAGGTGTTTTATCTGGATAGATTGTAACTATTGATATTGTACTAAGTACTAACCAGCATTCAAAAGGTAGTTTGTGAAAACTTGTATAGCAGATATCTGTATATCAAATAGTGAGCCCCCCTAAATTTTCCTTGGGCAATAATATAGCTAGATCTTAAGTGAGAACATGTGATTTATTTTATGACAAGAACAGGAAATGGTAAGTGCACATCCAGTAGATGCCTCAATGGATCCAAGTATAAACCACGCACTAGCAGTTGAAAGCTCAAAATATCCAGGTCTCTCCCTGAGCAGGCTGATCAAGAAAGTCACAAGCTGTTAGAATTGTTATCTAGTGTATCTTTAGAAGACAGGCCTGATGAGATCAAATGGATTGGTTGAAGAAGCAATGAATTCAGAACTTCCAAGCTATGGATTGGTGGCCCTTGCCTCTCTACAAGTCAATGTGGAAGTGTCAGATACCTGAGAAGGTGAAAATCTTTCTGTGGATGCCTTATCATGACAAACTGAACACAAAGTAAAAGCTTACTGCAACAGGTTTTGGCATCACATCTGTGTGCAGTATTTGCAGCTCAAACAAGGAATCAGCTGAGCACCTACTGATACCTTGTTGTTGTTCTCAGAATATCTGGGTATCTATCCTCAACGCTCTCAGTATTCAAGTCAGAATACCTTCCATTCGCTTGCTTtggaaaaatggagaaagaatAGAATTCCTAAGAGACAGAAACCAGCTTGGGATGTATCATTGATCTCTTCTCCAGCTGGACAGTTATTGCATATGCTAAGATAAATGCAAGTTTCAATGTTCTCCAGCCCAAAATTCACAGGCTAGCCAATCCTTAAATTATGCAGAACTGACTGCTGCTTTATTTTCCATCTCTTGCAGAGGCATGAGATAACACCTCTGTAAACATCCAATAAATTGGGTGCTTAACACCTCCCTTatactcaaaaagaaaaaaaaacagaacaaGCAGTGCATCATGGAGGTCTATAGGATGATGCAAGGGTAAGCAGAATGATAACTAACAAACTAGTTTGTTTGCTGTCACCATGAGAGGCATGAAGTTTGCTATCAACCTGGAGAGTGAGCTTGTGTGTTCTACCCAAAAAATTCCTCTTAGGAGGCAATGGTTTCTAGGGAGCCCAGCGAAAGGAATAATGTATTTAGCTACAAAAAAGTTTTGCAAAGATTTTCAGATACAGATTGGTTTTTGTCTCCTAATAAGAGCTTCTAGTACTACTCATTTTGGCAGGGAACTACAAACACCGAGAACCAAAAAAAAGTCGAGTTGTCAGATTTGGTGCACAAATGACTTGAATAGCACATGGACTTAGGGATTAAAACATTGATATAAGAAATAAGGTGTTTTCAGTAAACCAAGCTACCATACATATGCAAGAAACTGTGTTTTGTATGAGCTAGTAAAACATATAAAAGTTCGCGATCAATTAGGAAAATGATAAACAATTAGTCGCTCCCTTCGGAAGAGAGAGACTGAGagcagaaagagagagatggcgAAGCCACCAGGGTTGttgtttgagagagagagagagagagaaactaagagagaaagaggagaaagaaagtgGGGAGAAGCCGCCAAGGTCGTCATTGTCATTGTCATTGGAAGAGAGAGATTGAGATAGAAGACGAGATACGGTGAAGCTGCTCAAGTCAATCttcgcaagagagagagagaggaaagacaGATGGGGGAAGCACGTACATGTCATTGTTGGAGGCAGTGACGGCCGacaggggagggagggaaggaggggGTGGGGATTGAAACCCTAACCACAGCCAAATGCAAGAGGGAGGAAGCAAGTGATAGACGAGGCGAATCATATTGTGCTTGGGTCAAGGCAGTTTGCTGCCTTTATAACCCCCCTCCTCTAGGACCCCACTTGGAGTCGCATCATCTTCCGATCACTCTTCCTCCCTCTTGCATTCAGCTAGGGTTAGGATTTTGACACCTCCCCCTCTCCCCCAGCTGTCACCTCCACCGATGACCACATGTATGCGCTTCGCCCTCTCtccatcttttctctctctcaatctctcTCCCAAAGACAATGACCCCCAGCAGCTTCACTGCCTGTTCCAAACTGAACTTGCATCTCGACTTGGTGTCCGCTAGGCATGGGTTGATACGCTCCGAACTGAGCAGTTCAGGCCAAGATAGCTAACCTTATTGTAGAAATGTAAGTTCCACCATTATGGGAGAAGTAGAAAGTGGTAACTTGTAACTTGGGATCGAAGAGGACTATACGCTTATCATTCTATGGTTGGCCTTAATTATATGTACTTGGGCATGTTTTGTTGAGCCATAACCATTATAACAACACCCTATGTAGTCAAACCAACTTGGCGGCACTTTGCTCATAGCCACCTAAGAGATGGATGTTCCAATAAGCATAATAGAAAGCATAGCTTGGGACTATATTTGATCATTCTCTTTCTCTACTTTATCATTTTATCTTTTATCTCGTTCTCAACTCCTTAAGTGGTCAGTCCCTATCTAGGGGCATTTTGGGCATAACTGCCTTAGAGATGGATGTTCTAGCAAGAGATTGCCCCTCTACAATGTTCTCTTTTACGATTTTACCTATTCTAATCtaccttcctttcttcttcttcttcctctactTCAATCTTCTTTTATCTTACTTTCCATAAACTTCCTCTTTCATTTTTCTTGCTTTAGTTCCTCCTATCATCTCAACAAAGAATCTGCAGTATTTAGTATTACGAGCCAAAACAGTACAGAAAATAAACTGTGTTTATGCAGATGCAAGTTATAGAATGAATGTGGTATAGGAAATGATGTGGCTATATGGATAATGGTTAGCATCTGCGATCATCATAAACAAATCAATTagaaagatagtaccatccaaACTATTGGGGTGCACCATACCAATATTGCTTTAAAAGAATGATAAAACTCCCCCTCCCACCCCCTAAAAAAGCAGAGTTGATATTACCTCAACATTCTGTAATTCAAATTCTGCATTATGAGCCAAACATGAGTTCTCAAATGTTTCACTCGCGCCGCTTGTTCCATGTAATCTTTttaacaagaaagaaaaagttagGAGAGAAAAATTTACATGTTGCAGTTATTAGTAGTTATATccattttaaaaaaatgcaagGCCGTACAAGTCTGCATTACTTGAGGGAGGCAGAAGtcattagaatttcaaattttagaaatatTGCATTTTTtgacagaaaaagaaaataatttactTACAAATCTTCATCAAGGCATAATGCAAAGCTTCCACCCCCACCAAATGCCAATAGATCATTCAAGCACAAGTAATAGTATCGATTTGAACCTATGCAGTATCCCAATAttagagagggaggagggaaaAAATACTCAAGAAGACAATTGGCATGCTTGGGTTACATTAACTGATATTAACACATGTCTGGctaaaatatttttcatttgatgTTACTCCTGCACTATATAGATTCTGACCATACacatatctgaaaaatttttcatAGACAAATGATCTCAATTACTAGAAAAGGCATACACAGGCACACAGCAAAGATATACCTGCTGTGAAATAACATAAATCTAATAAGCCACAACAAAGTAAATAGATGTGTATGAAACAGGCTTCTAGCAGAATCTGCAGAGTAAATGTGCTCACATCATCTACccttttcatcttcttttcAGATATAGCAACTTTAGCAAAAAGAACCACCAAACTGTACTCATCTATCTGGGGTAAGGTTCACCATTTATGATCTGATCTATCAACAGACTTCCAAGATCCAAAGTTCGATACTGAGTTTCAAATTAGACAGATCTTAAGGCAATACCATTGCCATGGAAACTATTTTCTCAATTGTGAGTAGTAGTCACATGTTAATTTGGCAACCCAATCGCTCTCAACAGGTCTCTTCACCATTTTCAGAAGGAGAAAAAATCACTTACCACTCTACCTAAACCCCCCACTGTGAGGTTCCCTAAATACAACTTGCTCATGACACCGGTACAAATAACTGACTTATGATTCATcgataaatttttatatgtaaACTCTGGATCAATTATTGCTGAAGTTTTGAGACATTCTACAACAGCTAATGTCATCAGTTGGTTTAGACTGATTTCGTCATACAACTGTAAGGCCAACCATTTCCTTGTTCATCGATAATTCCTTATTTACCAATTAtgtatttaaaattttgaatattttttattcatcACCAAACATCATAAAATGTGTTGTACTATCAGTTCAAATTTATTTTTCCATAAACCCCCAGCAACTTCTTCATGGTTAACAAGTATTTGTGGAGATTAAGGAAGAGCATAATATAACATTTCGTAAGTTTGGATTCATAAGTGCAAGAAAATTACGAGTATTGGGCTTAAAGATCTCACTTCTGTCAATTTTCTTATAGATGATGTCAGAGAATCATATAAGATTTTATGATGCTCACAAATATGAGAACAATGCATGCTAATAGAATCTGACTGTTGAACCTTCAGTTTATATAAAAAGATACAAATTTCCAACCATTAGCAAATTACGAACAGTTGATGCTAATACTGTCCCGACTCCTAGATTGAGTTAAGGTATAAAGTGAAAGAAATACCACTTTTACCACATAGTTTCTGGCAAAACTAAAGTTAAAAAGCCTCTTGCAGAAGCTATCTTTTCCAAATATTAGCAGAACATGATAATAGATATTTCTTGTTAAAATTAGATCCTAATGCCACCATCCAACCCTCCTGCAAAACTTCCTTAGAACATAAGGCACTTTGATGAGTTTGAAAAAGACATATTTTTGATTAACTTTGAATGCATAGAAGTTGAAATGcagcaaaaaaaggaaaaaaaaaaaattgatagtaAGATTATTACCGGTTGCTCTAAAGAGCCTTGGGTCCCCATATATGGTAGTAAATACAAATGTTTGGATCGTCCCCTGTCCAAAAACAATATGATGAGTGTGAACTTCAAGACACTGGAAAAGCAACACAAGCAAACAAAGGGTCATAACGAGATCAGCTTGCAATGTGAAATATTAGGGACTTACCTGGTATTTTCTTTTAGCTGTAGGCTTTAGAGGGCACTCCAGAAGGCCACCAAATATGGCACCTTGCATATCTCCTGCAATCTAGAAAGCATGAAGATatctcaaaataattatttaacaaCATACACATTTACAACATGCATGCATGCCTGTTGTTATCACAAAACCAATAGCTTTTAAGCAGAGAAATAAAGAACATTCCAATCTTAAGAGCAATAACCAGAAAAATTTGTGTCCAAACACAAGAATAAACTCACTAGTAAACATGGACCTGGGAGATTAACGCTCCTACGGATAAGTGTGCGAAGTGATATCCCATGTTTCCACGTACTGCCCTTCATTTGCAGAGAGCAGCAATAAATCAGGGAAAAGGGGAGGAAAAGCTTAAGTAGCATATGCCAATAATCTATTGACAGCACACTACCTATACAACAAAATCCATTGGCACCCTTTCACAATATTAGGGAGGGATGACTGAAAAAACTCAAAcaaatctgcagatataaatGCAGACTTTTCCGAAAGATATGAAAGATATTCTTTAGAATCGCGTGAAGCTGTTGCTTCTTTAATTCCATTAGAGCTGTTGATATTCCTTTCAGAGACATGCTCcagattttctttaaaaatctcAACTGTTTCATCAGTTTCGCTTTCAGTTCTGCAGTCTCCACCACAATCCAATGGTCTATCTTTCCACGTGATACCACTGGACTTCCATCTTGAAGGCAATGAGAGAGATGGTAATAATCTTCTACTATGTGAGCAAGCAGGTGAATTTGGCTTGCCCACATCACCACCAGAACTTGCACGGAGAACAGATGAAATGTATGAAGAGAAAGTAGATTTCTTGGAATGAGTAGATTCCTCTGAAGAAAAGTACACTGCCTGCATGACATGAAATGTTTATGCTGTATGATTGAATAAGAAATTACAAAATGAAGATACTCAAATATGCAAATATGATGGAATGGAGATCATTAGTGGGTTCTGCTTCATTCTGGAATCTGAATTTTTGTTGAGCAAGTAACAATCAAACTTCAAGAATAGAGTGGTATAGCCCATGCTCTTAAAGATAAGTTATTATAATCACATAAATTATTACCAGGAATGGATTAGAAATTCCTAGAAAACAGATAAGATAGATCTGCCATTAAATGCTTAGCACCTCATCATGTTAAGATAGCGTAATCAGACTAGTAATAAATGTTAAACTAGAACAATGCATGCTTTTGAAGAGACTGACTTTTGCATCCTCTTTTAAAATTAACTCACCAACTCATTCTTAGTATATGGAAATGGATATTTTTGCATCATACAGTCATTTTACTTCAACATGAATTGCTTAATTGCTTGATCAGGAAAGACGTTCAGCTGAAGTGTCTTATGCAACCAAAAAGTGGATTGAagcatatatgacatgagggACACTAACCAATCCATCATAGCTAGGTTTTAAATGGATGAAAAAATTGATTTCACATCTTCAGAAGAACTTATTTTCAACATTGATGAGGACATACAGATATAAGTTATCAACAAAGTATCACAAGAATGCTGTAAATCCTTCCCATCATCTTGTCTCATCAATAATTAAAAGTTTATTTTCTCTAACTGTCTTTGTTAACTAGCAAGTGATTCAAATCTCGTGTAGAAAGAAATGATCAAGATATCCAATATGATGGGCATGGAAAGCAAGAAAATGTACTTGTTAAAGAAATCAGGCAGGTGCCAAAAGAATGAAGATCAAGTCTTAATCCATGTATCATCATTCAAGTTACAGCTAACAATATTGTTCTCAATAACATTTTCAAAATAGAAGCATTGTATCATTAATCAAGACAAAGGAGATAGCAGTGCTATAATGAAACTTTTTTTCGCAACAGTTTCTTCTAGGGGATTCATGCAATAGTCAATGATAGATTTTTCATATTTCACTGATCTGCATATACGCTATTGGATGAAGCTTCTATTAAATCCCAATTacttaattaaaaatttaaaactgcTATGGTTGTTTCATTTACTGCAGAATATCCTATACAAAAACCATATGGCGAACTAAATGCTTAAGGAACACGTCTTTTTGCAAATGGATGTGTGAATACATATTGAGGTTTGTTTATATATTTAAATGAAAACCTAAAAGTCAAAACATAAATAAAATTAGTGCTGATCAAAGTGTCTGAAGAACTAAAACCTATTGCTGATCTGGCTATCAAGAAACTAGAAAGTAAAGCAGAACATATAGAAAAAGGGAAATGTTAATGTTAAGCTCATTCCCCAGTTATCACTAATTTTGTTTCATGTTCTTATTGGTCAATTAATTACATTTAAATGGTACTATTTTAGCCATCAACTACCTTTCAAAATTTGCTTCTCAAAATTTCCCGAAATCTCTCCAACTCAACTACCCATTCTACTGTTTATtgcactctttttttttgtcttcatATGAGTGGTTAAGATTCATTTATTGAAGCATAATTGTAGAATTAAAGTTGTCACTATTAGGAATATAAAACTGTGAGTTATTTATAGTTGAATATATAGGTTCTCATGGAAAATTTGGGTTAACCTATATGTCATTTAAGACAATAAGCGCCATGGAGGAATCTTTAAACAGACCCATAGAAAAATTGAGCTATGACTAGCCAAAGATAAACCTAATTTAAACCCTAAACTAATACGAAGGCTATAGCCACCACTGCAAAGTTTACCTTGATTATCCGCAAGTTAAAATCTCCAAGGATTCACAAAAATCGTCATGCTCCTTAACTCCCAATTCCAACCTTTCGGTTGACTTACTGCCTCCCTTTTCTTTCATAAAACAATCAGATTTGCTTCTTCTCGTTTCTGAATTACATGGCCTTTGGAACTTCCTTGTTGTTGAAATTTCCCCATGCTAAGTCCTTAATCTGGTATTGGGACTCTCCAAATTTTCAAGCAGATATGGCTTCCTACTCTCGTCCTTTCATAAAACTCTTTGCAAATATGACATACCTGTCAAGCTCGCATGATCAAAGATCAAACTAAAATGACAGGCAAATAAATCGCAAACCCTAATGTAAAGGCATCAAATTGATCATTTTCAGGGAATGACATTTTAAAAGCCTATGGCATGATTTGTACTCGCGAAAAAAAGACGGACAGCATCCACCCTTTCTATAAAGAATCTCAAGAGAAAACGCAGAGCCCTACCCATGGCATCCGTCCAACAGGGTACtattatgaagaaaaaaaaagaattaaccATAATTCCAAGAATCAAGATTAGAAAGAAAGAACGAATGTCCCTCCAACACTCATCTGATCACACACAAGCTTTAATCAAGAATACATCCATCAAAAGAAACACATTAATTTTCTTGAATTCAACTTGAAGTTATTGCGATTAGAAAAATCGAAGGCAAGAAAAGGCAGTGTACCATCAGATTCCGCGGCCCATCACGCAAGAAGAGATGAAACATTTCGCAAGAAacggaagcaagaagaaaaggatCGAGCGGGAGGCATTACCTGAGACTCGTGGTCAGCGATGGGGGAAAAACCGGCGGCCGGAGGGGAAGGCGAGGACGGCGGGTCGGCAAGAAGACGGGATAGCTTGTCCGCCACCTTGTCCCTCCACGAGAGCATGGTTGCAGCGGCGACGTAGAGATATCGGAGCCCTAGCCCTGGTCTTAGAAACCCCAGATCTCGTCTCGAATCGAGGAAGCGTACGGAGGTGGCGAGGAgatgcctccgcctccgcctccgcctctcTCGCTGGCTCTCTCGCGGCGCTTCCGCTGGGAGTTCGTGTACGTCGGGTGTTTCTTTTTAACTTATAGTGCGGAGGGGAGCATCGGACATGGTCGTGGGAGTTGAGGTACGTAAAATATCAAACGGATGGATGTGATTCCTCCGATCTGGAACCGGAGGTAATAAATATagtatatatagatatagatatagatatataataaaaatatacatatagacagagatatatacaaaataaaattttttgcttgtgcaaattttttccttcaccttttagataaataaaatttaatttaaaaattttgcttGTCCAAAGCTCTCTGTTCCCCATTTatacaaataaaatttaattttatataaataaaatttgatcAAAGAATGCAAATGATCAATATTATCTTTCTCCCATTCAAAGTAAAGAATTAAAGGCAAAAGCATGTCCATCTCACTATTTCTTAAAGATAGTTAATCTCATGTTTCCACTTTCACAACAAATCATTCATGGCAAGAAGCATATCTTCTATTGTTGCCGATCTTCGAAGTATGGGTTATTTTCATCGATTTGCAAAATAGCAAATAAGATCAAAGAATTTATTGGACTTTTGCTCTGTCCGAGCCCTTGAAAAAGATGTCTAAGTGGGAATGAAGAAGGAGTTAGAGGAATAGAGTGTTGTTTAGCTAGAGATtaattgattactttttatatagAGCCCTAAGGATCTATTTTATAGTTGATATGGAATCCTTGAAAATTGCGCCCTAGCAACTTAGAGTAATGTTGTAACTATTGAAGATTCCACTATAACCATATAAAATTTTGCTGTAATCACTCGGAATCATGCTGTAACAACCTAGATGAGAGTGTCGGCAGAATATGTTGTAATTATCTATAAGAGTGGGGGCTAGCCGGAGCTCACACCTTCGAGCATTGTCCAAGATGAGAGCGCCCTATTCACCTTGGTGCTGAAATGAGCAATTTTTTGGCCAAGTCGGAGAGCTCAACCTTAGAGGTCGGTTGCCTCTAACTTGATTGACTTGATCGTCTAGTTGGAGAGAGTTGGCTTAGTCTGATCATATCAAGGAGGTCTGAGAGCTGTCATGTTGGTTGCGAGCTGGTCAAATTGATTGCACCGTGTTACTGGGCTCGTTTGATACTACATCAACATAATTTCAAGTATtagaattcttcttgcattctaCATTGAAATAAACATTCGATGccttttaaaaaaagatttgaGAGTCAGTTTTTGTCATCATTGACATTTTTGATGGGGAATCTTCGAAGCTTGGAGATCATTTGAATAAATTAAAGATAGGCCTCTCAAATATGAATAAAGATGGGTCTCTCAAATATGTAGAAAGTGCATTGCCTCACAATAGTCTCTACTCATGAAAGTCAAATAATTCTCCGTCCAAGCGTATCTAAAACAATTTCATTTTTTGGAGTGCTTTAGTTAAGTttctatattatatatatatttctatatTATAATAGATCTTAGATATAGCAaagtataatatatttaatataatcCCTTAGTAACatattttgataatatttatttacaacaatattttgatattataatatacaataattaataatataatagatCAATTTCGTATAAATTACAATATTTATATACTATAATATACTATAATCTATTAATATTTGAtaatgaatattatattatattatttatccTATATCAatcatatttaaaataattaggtAAAAGTTGGTccatataatttaaaaataaatatataaaatatttgtacTAATAGTAATACATAATTACTATTGATTGGATATGGTAAAAATTGTAGTTATATTATGATATCcaatcatttatttattattgtagCTGTATATTATATAAATCTTCCTTAAAAATTTTGAGACACTTGAAATTCTACATGCCTGTAATTATTTGCTGTAGAACTCAACTTTATATTAGATGCCTCATCTAATATAAACATAATATTACTGAAGGATTACTAGAGCACAAATTATAATCTTGAAACCATAAAATAGAGTTAATAAGGCAAACCGggcaaaaagaaaataatcatGTACCAAATCAAACAACAATATAATATAGtagcaaaaaataaatatgaaatcaaaggaaaaactaaaggcAGACTAATTTGGGTGATGATTTGTAAATTTAAAAATGAAGCATTTCATAAATCAAGCAACGTATCTCAATAAAAGTAATATTCCACTTTAATCTTCAACAAAGAggggagaaaaaatagaaataacagcctaaaaataagaataattcATATACATATGGTTTgaaataagaaatttttaattttagttaAGCAAAATTAGGGGGGACAAATATTTGTTTAGCAAAAATTTTGTATAGttaatataaattataataaatacctAGAAAATATTTGATGATGGAAATCCAAAAGGAAAATACTCTGAAAGTATTATTATATCTCTTATTTACATGTGATTTTCCTCCTGTGTTCTCATAACCTCAAACATATAAACtaattttattagaactaatctaatcaaaaattttctttgaaaACATATAAAGTAAATCTAAAACAATTCTATTTTTTGACATGctttaactaaataaataaagagtAAGTATATCTTAGAACAAGGGTATAATATGCTACAAAATCAGttgaaaaaagaaggaaaaaaaaatcatactccGTATATTGCATGGGTTATAAGCTAGTATATATAATAATGTATCGATATCTTGCAAGAATTATATATATTCATGGCCATGGAAGTGGGCTGATTTATAAGAGGCATTATTAGTTGGACTAGGCATGCAAATGGGTCGGCTAGGATTGAGTCATGAATGACCCCGACCTGACCTAGTTCCTTATTCAGATTCTAATATTGGATCTAGACCCAACCCAATAAAAGATTGGATCGGGTCGGATTGTATTGGATCCatagttaaaatttttaatccaaCAAGTCATTTGAGTCGGGTCAGATTTATATATAACTCGATCCCAACcaaaaaattttagatctagATCAGGCTCGAGTTGGTTCCAAACCTCACATATGAAGTTTTAAAGTAAAAAAAGTTAATTTTGGATAAAAAAATTCTAGCTTCATCACAAAATATGATATCTCTTTAAGAAGCAAGTTATGACACATTTAGGTTACATTTGGCATTATTGtcactttttaaaaaaataaaaattataaaaattatttattattttttttagatttttgataatagaaaatatgtttAGTTCGCTCTTTATGTTTTACAACGAGGGGCATCGATGTGATCAGCGATGAGGGAAAGGGAGGGGGGATAGGGTTGGCGACATAGTCAGGGATAAGAAAGAGCTCAATGTCAGGTGGAGAGGTAGTCAagggagaagtagaagaaaatAAAGTGGGGATGGAGCTGTGGACGCATCCGGAGATGAGAGGATAGCTCAGCATCAGGCAGGGAGATAGTCAGTGAGGCCCAAGAAGCTGATATGGTTGGGCGGGGGCGATGGAGTTAAGGGCAAGATgagatggaagaagaggagttaGAAAGAGAAAGGTGAAAATCTACTTTTAGAAAAACCAAaagtgaattttttttaatttcatgttTTCCACAAATAAAGaaagttatttttaaaaaataaaaatagaaataggATAACCAAACATGTTTTTTTGCATTGAATTCCGTatttttacttaaaaaaaagaaatgaaaaaaaaacagtACCAAGCAGGCTCTTTGGGATGATATTTTTTTGCCAACAAggcttaaaaataattaaaaaaaattccaaaagttGAGCATGGACTTAACTAGAGCATGGATAAAATGCCAAGTCAATCACAATATCAATCTATAATTTAAAAGTCAAACTTTTCATTCAAGAATATCATTCATCTATCCAATTTGCCACAACATCCTCTATACCATATAAATAAAATCAGAGCAAAAAGTTTGGATTAGTAGGATTGATGACACTATTTATTTTAAACCAATCAACTGATGATGGATACCACAATTATATAGGACTAATGTCTAATCGAAACTTCGGAGAAGTAGACTGTAAACGGCAAACCGGCTTAACACCACCCCCTCTCGCCTCGAGTTAATGG
Above is a genomic segment from Phoenix dactylifera cultivar Barhee BC4 chromosome 2, palm_55x_up_171113_PBpolish2nd_filt_p, whole genome shotgun sequence containing:
- the LOC103715422 gene encoding oxidation resistance protein 1-like isoform X3, whose protein sequence is MLSWRDKVADKLSRLLADPPSSPSPPAAGFSPIADHESQAVYFSSEESTHSKKSTFSSYISSVLRASSGGDVGKPNSPACSHSRRLLPSLSLPSRWKSSGITWKDRPLDCGGDCRTESETDETVEIFKENLEHVSERNINSSNGIKEATASRDSKEYLSYLSEKSAFISADLFEFFQSSLPNIVKGCQWILLYSTWKHGISLRTLIRRSVNLPGDMQGAIFGGLLECPLKPTAKRKYQGTIQTFVFTTIYGDPRLFRATGSNRYYYLCLNDLLAFGGGGSFALCLDEDLLHGTSGASETFENSCLAHNAEFELQNVELWGFAHSSQYHT
- the LOC103715422 gene encoding oxidation resistance protein 1-like isoform X2 — translated: MLSWRDKVADKLSRLLADPPSSPSPPAAGFSPIADHESQAVYFSSEESTHSKKSTFSSYISSVLRASSGGDVGKPNSPACSHSRRLLPSLSLPSRWKSSGITWKDRPLDCGGDCRTESETDETVEIFKENLEHVSERNINSSNGIKEATASRDSKEYLSYLSEKSAFISADLFEFFQSSLPNIVKGCQWILLYRAVRGNMGYHFAHLSVGALISQIAGDMQGAIFGGLLECPLKPTAKRKYQGTIQTFVFTTIYGDPRLFRATGSNRYYYLCLNDLLAFGGGGSFALCLDEDLLHGTSGASETFENSCLAHNAEFELQNVELWGFAHSSQYHT
- the LOC103715422 gene encoding oxidation resistance protein 1-like isoform X1, which translates into the protein MLSWRDKVADKLSRLLADPPSSPSPPAAGFSPIADHESQAVYFSSEESTHSKKSTFSSYISSVLRASSGGDVGKPNSPACSHSRRLLPSLSLPSRWKSSGITWKDRPLDCGGDCRTESETDETVEIFKENLEHVSERNINSSNGIKEATASRDSKEYLSYLSEKSAFISADLFEFFQSSLPNIVKGCQWILLYSTWKHGISLRTLIRRSVNLPGPCLLIAGDMQGAIFGGLLECPLKPTAKRKYQGTIQTFVFTTIYGDPRLFRATGSNRYYYLCLNDLLAFGGGGSFALCLDEDLLHGTSGASETFENSCLAHNAEFELQNVELWGFAHSSQYHT